From a single Wenzhouxiangella sp. XN24 genomic region:
- a CDS encoding crotonase/enoyl-CoA hydratase family protein, producing MPPDASTSGPETVSASRRGAVTLITLDRPDARNAVDPATAFALYRAIVAFEADDEAAVAVLAGAGGSFCAGFDLKTLSRGEAADWLAQLHFGETGQPPLGPMGPTRLRLGKPVIAAIAGAAVAGGMELALWCDMRVMERDAWMGVLCRRWGVPLIDGGTVRLPRLVGQGRALDLVLTGRRIEAAECHAIGLCDRVVAPGDAVDAAMALAAELAALPQACLRGDRAAARFGAFSDEEAALRAEFQAGLDVLRADGLRGAAAFAAGAGRHGAPGDDADGAGGGAAVRPRDPP from the coding sequence ATGCCACCTGACGCATCCACATCGGGCCCGGAGACCGTGTCGGCCAGCCGGAGAGGCGCCGTCACCCTGATCACGCTGGATCGGCCGGACGCGAGGAATGCCGTCGATCCGGCGACGGCCTTCGCGCTCTATCGCGCGATCGTAGCTTTCGAAGCGGATGACGAGGCGGCGGTCGCCGTCCTGGCGGGCGCCGGCGGCAGCTTCTGCGCCGGTTTCGACCTGAAGACGCTCTCCCGGGGCGAGGCCGCGGACTGGCTGGCGCAACTGCATTTCGGCGAGACCGGACAGCCGCCGCTCGGTCCCATGGGTCCGACACGCCTGCGCCTCGGCAAGCCGGTCATCGCGGCGATCGCGGGTGCAGCGGTCGCGGGTGGCATGGAACTCGCACTGTGGTGCGATATGCGCGTGATGGAACGGGATGCCTGGATGGGGGTCTTGTGTCGTCGCTGGGGCGTGCCGCTGATCGACGGCGGCACGGTGCGCCTGCCGCGGCTCGTCGGGCAGGGCCGTGCCCTCGACCTGGTCCTCACCGGGCGCCGAATCGAAGCCGCCGAGTGCCATGCCATCGGCCTGTGCGACAGGGTCGTGGCACCCGGGGACGCGGTGGATGCAGCCATGGCGCTGGCCGCGGAACTCGCCGCTCTGCCGCAGGCCTGCCTGCGCGGCGATCGTGCGGCCGCCCGCTTCGGTGCGTTCAGCGACGAGGAAGCCGCCCTGCGCGCCGAGTTCCAGGCCGGTCTCGATGTCCTGCGCGCAGACGGCTTGCGCGGTGCGGCGGCCTTCGCCGCCGGCGCGGGCCGTCACGGTGCCCCGGGCGATGACGCCGATGGTGCCGGCGGCGGCGCGGCAGTCAGGCCGCGTGATCCGCCCTGA
- a CDS encoding alpha-L-glutamate ligase-like protein, whose protein sequence is MIRRRWRALQAAGVMGINRRNADYIMPLNPRRNFPIVDNKLLTKERAILHGVPVPELYGQLSTPHEIRDLAGMIAGKPGFVVKPAHGSQGDGILVIMEQRKGRYRTAGGRLLDEADMEHHITNALSGQFSLGGLPDQVMVEYRVRFDPVFDEVSFQGVPDLRIIVYRGFPIMSMVRLPTRQSDGKANLHQGAMGAGIDIATGLTLPAVAPGNIVLDEHPDTGARISGRTIPHWKEALHMAARCYELAGLGYLGVDIVLDAERGPLLLELNARPGLNVQIANGDGLRRRTEAFDPLGERAHTPLERVALARDMARRGFRADHAA, encoded by the coding sequence GTGATCCGGCGACGCTGGCGCGCCTTGCAGGCGGCCGGGGTGATGGGCATCAATCGGCGCAATGCGGATTACATCATGCCGCTCAATCCGCGCCGCAATTTCCCGATCGTGGACAACAAGCTGCTGACCAAGGAGCGGGCGATCCTGCATGGCGTCCCGGTGCCGGAACTCTATGGCCAGCTTTCGACGCCGCACGAAATCCGGGATCTCGCCGGCATGATCGCCGGCAAGCCCGGCTTTGTCGTGAAACCGGCGCACGGCAGCCAGGGTGACGGCATCCTGGTGATCATGGAGCAGCGCAAGGGCCGCTACCGCACCGCGGGCGGACGGCTGCTCGACGAGGCGGACATGGAACACCACATCACCAACGCCCTGAGCGGCCAGTTCAGTCTCGGGGGGTTGCCCGACCAGGTGATGGTGGAATACCGGGTGCGCTTCGACCCGGTGTTCGACGAGGTCAGTTTCCAGGGGGTCCCCGACCTCCGGATCATCGTCTACCGCGGTTTTCCGATCATGTCGATGGTGCGGCTGCCGACCCGCCAGTCCGACGGTAAAGCCAATCTTCACCAGGGCGCGATGGGTGCCGGGATCGATATCGCCACCGGCTTGACCCTGCCCGCCGTGGCCCCCGGCAATATCGTGCTCGACGAGCATCCCGACACCGGCGCGAGGATCTCGGGCCGGACGATTCCCCACTGGAAAGAAGCGCTGCACATGGCCGCGCGTTGCTATGAGCTGGCGGGCCTCGGCTATCTCGGCGTGGATATCGTGCTGGATGCGGAACGCGGCCCGCTGCTGCTGGAGCTCAACGCGCGTCCGGGCCTGAACGTGCAGATCGCCAACGGGGACGGCCTGCGGCGGCGTACCGAGGCCTTCGATCCTCTCGGGGAGCGTGCGCATACACCGCTCGAGCGAGTGGCGCTGGCGCGTGACATGGCGCGCCGGGGTTTCAGGGCGGATCACGCGGCCTGA